The following are encoded in a window of Deinococcus roseus genomic DNA:
- a CDS encoding MarR family winged helix-turn-helix transcriptional regulator — protein sequence MNPQENPENLPQPSSQNPIETQPLLYAGLIREITIIHQQFSTRANQALKSLNLNFSQLSLLSHLMFLRTPASITDLAEQMDLLQPAVTKMVQHLSEQGWIELQPDPQDARRKYIVLNDQGRMTFQQAQMLLFPLLKEGFAGIEHLEASSMLGQLQHVRKNLAGR from the coding sequence ATGAACCCCCAGGAAAACCCCGAAAACCTGCCTCAGCCCTCCAGCCAGAACCCCATTGAGACGCAACCATTGCTGTATGCAGGCCTGATTCGCGAGATCACCATCATTCACCAGCAGTTCAGCACCCGGGCCAATCAGGCCCTGAAAAGCCTGAACCTGAATTTCTCCCAGCTCAGTTTGCTCTCGCACCTGATGTTCTTGCGCACCCCCGCCAGCATCACCGATCTGGCAGAACAGATGGATTTGCTGCAACCCGCCGTCACCAAAATGGTGCAGCACCTCTCTGAGCAGGGCTGGATTGAACTGCAGCCTGACCCCCAGGACGCCCGACGCAAATACATCGTGCTGAACGATCAGGGACGCATGACTTTTCAGCAGGCCCAGATGCTTTTGTTTCCGCTTTTGAAAGAGGGTTTTGCGGGCATCGAGCATCTGGAAGCCAGCAGCATGCTGGGACAGTTGCAGCATGTCAGGAAGAACCTGGCTGGAAGGTGA
- a CDS encoding VOC family protein has protein sequence MTPQQTKPAGVLAFAHVGLTVSDLQHTIDFWQQVLGFTLQGTTDVGF, from the coding sequence ATGACCCCACAGCAAACGAAACCCGCAGGTGTTCTGGCCTTTGCGCACGTTGGCCTCACCGTCAGTGACTTACAGCACACCATTGATTTCTGGCAGCAGGTACTGGGCTTCACCCTGCAAGGCACCACGGATGTGGGCTTCTAG